A single genomic interval of Amblyomma americanum isolate KBUSLIRL-KWMA chromosome 11, ASM5285725v1, whole genome shotgun sequence harbors:
- the LOC144111350 gene encoding uncharacterized protein LOC144111350 produces MSDAEGQCGQSGDSGNAAGGYDTSGPSFVNEAAAGPFLELKHDFLTDAERHCSQYNDSGYAKDGYGTAIPSFMNESASGPFLKLEDEFMTDTEGKCGHSDGSRYATGSYDTVSSSFVNEAASGPFLKLENEFLSDAGQCGQSDDSGNAGGGCDAAVPAFVNEIAVGPFLELKNEFMSDSEDCGQPVDSRNAAGWYATANPMFVNDTAVGLYLKVEKEDVSDEEGICGLQSGDMGNTADSYDVANPTFVNKAGENASDTEGQYGRSDDSGNAAGCYDAVSPTFVNETATGSLMKLENEILSDTAAQCGRSGHTRIVPSACDTPGPAFLNEAAVGLSLKLEKENFSDTEGQCDQSDDSGSTSGGNDSDAHNSAYESLDTTHCKQDASPERGSSSDRCSPGCSVKANPASTGHHRTEPASKQQHQCSQCSRCFAQKSHLLKHLPVHTSDRPYHCDHCDRCFVRKCHLVAHLRTHSGERPFCCDYCDNSFAAKQTLVVHLRSHTGERPYCCDYCDRRFALRHKLVIHRRVHTGEKPYHCQLCPMVFAQSTHLSRHMRVHKREKPFHCRFCPKVFREKHHLTRHEDKKHIRKNKAE; encoded by the exons ATGTCCGACGCAGAAGGGCAGTGTGGTCAGTCTGGAGACAGCGGAAACGCTGCAGGCGGCTATGATACATCTGGACCTTCATTTGTGAACGAGGCTGCAGCTGGGCCATTCCTGGAACTTAAGCATGACTTTCTGACCGACGCAGAACGACACTGTAGTCAGTATAATGACAGTGGGTACGCTAAAGACGGCTACGGTACAGCTATCCCTTCGTTTATGAACGAGTCTGCATCTGGGCCATTCCTGAAACTGGAGGATGAATTTATGACCGACACAGAAGGAAAATGTGGTCATTCTGATGGCAGTCGGTATGCTACAGGCAGCTATGATACAGTTAGCTCTTCGTTTGTGAACGAGGCTGCATCTGGGCCATTCCTGAAACTTGAGAACGAATTTCTGAGCGACGCAGGCCAGTGTGGTCAGTCTGACGATAGCGGGAACGCTGGAGGCGGCTGTGATGCAGCTGTTCCTGCGTTTGTGAACGAGATTGCAGTGGGGCCATTCCTGGAACTTAAGAATGAATTTATGTCGGACAGTGAAGACTGTGGCCAGCCTGTTGACAGCAGGAACGCTGCTGGTTGGTATGCTACAGCTAACCCTATGTTTGTAAACGATACTGCTGTTGGGTTATACCTGAAAGTTGAGAAAGAAGATGTGTCAGACGAAGAAGGAATATGTGGTCTGCAGTCTGGTGACATGGGGAACACTGCAGACAGCTATGATGTAGCTAACCCTACCTTTGTAAACAAGGCTGGAGAAAATGCTTCAGACACAGAAGGACAATATGGTCGGTCTGATGACAGCGGCAACGCTGCCGGTTGCTATGATGCAGTTAGCCCCACGTTTGTAAACGAGACTGCAACGGGGTCACTCATGAAACTTGAGAATGAAATTCTGTCAGACACAGCAGCACAATGTGGTCGTTCTGGTCACACCAGAATTGTTCCAAGCGCCTGTGATACACCTGGCCCTGCGTTTTTGAACGAGGCTGCAGTTGGGCTATCCCTGAAACTTGAGAAAGAAAACTTCTCAGACACAGAAGGACAGTGTGATCAGTCTGATGACAGCGGGAGCACTTCAGGCGGCAATGACTCAGATGCACATAACAGCGCCTATGAAA GCTTGGACACCACACATTGCAAACAAGACGCATCTCCTGAGCGGGGATCATCTAGTGACAGGTGCTCTCCGGGGTGCTCTGTGAAAGCTAATCCTGCCAGTACGGGACATCACCGCACTGAACccgccagcaagcagcagcaccagtgcAGCCAATGCAGCAGATGCTTCGCCCAAAAAAGCCACCTCTTGAAGCATCTCCCCGTCCACACCAGTGACCGCCCTTACCATTGTGACCATTGCGACCGCTGCTTTGTCCGAAAGTGCCACCTGGTAGCACATCTGCGCACCCACTCGGGTGAACGTCCGTTCTGCTGTGACTACTGTGACAACAGCTTTGCTGCGAAGCAGACCCTAGTGGTACACCTTCGCTCCCACACTGGCGAACGGCCGTACTGTTGCGACTACTGCGACCGCCGCTTTGCACTGAGACACAAACTGGTAATACATCGGCGCGTCCACACGGGGGAGAAGCCGTACCACTGCCAGCTTTGCCCCATGGTCTTCGCACAAAGCACACATCTCTCGCGGCATATGAGAGTTCACAAGCGTGAGAAACCATTCCATTGCCGGTTCTGCCCAAAGGTGTTCAGAGAGAAGCACCATTTAACACGGCATGAAGATAAAAAGCATATTAGGAAAAATAAGGCCGAATAA